The Thermotoga caldifontis AZM44c09 genomic interval ACCATCGCGATGCCGTCGAGCACCTTACCCCAGTTTCTATCGGAATAGTACCCCGCGAGTCCTCCGAGAATGTTTCCGACGATCCAGGAAATCAGGGTGGTCACGAGGAGCAACCCAGCCGTCCACGGCAGAGATTGTTTTATGAGTACGATGACAGGTGTTGGAAATTGAAAGTACGACGGACCAAAGTTTCCCGTGAAGAGTCGCTTCCAGAATCCCACGTACTGCTCCCAGAGGGTTCCTTCAAGACCGTAGAGCTGTCTCAGAGTTCTTATCGTCTCCTGTACTGCCGCCGGGTCCCAGTAAGTACCCTGTGAAGACAGACGGTCTATAAAGCTCTGAACCGGGTCTGTAGGGAGGAAACGGGGAATGAAGAACACCATGGTGATACCCAGCCAGATGACGAGAACGTAAGTCACTAAACGAGGAAGGAGATAACGTTTGACGAAGCTCAAAACTTTCAACCTCCTTGTCTGCGTTTTTAAAAGGGCCGGGGTCGCCCCGGCCCTTCATCAAGGATCAGATCATCACTTCTTTCCTGTCGGTTTCAGGAACGGCAACATGTACTTGAAGTTCGGCCAGTGTGGATAAGGCTGTGCGTACATGTTCTCAGCACCCGGGAAGTTCGTCCAGTAGTATTCGTCCCACGCGATGACGCCAGGATAGTTGAAGGTTGGTATCGTTGGCATCTTCTCGACCAGGATCTTGAGAGCCTCGATACCGAGCTCGATCAACTTCTCAGTATCGTTCCAGTCAGTTACCTGCAGTTCTTCGATGATCTTGTCCATTCTCGGATCGGTGAAGCGTGCGTAGTTACCCCACGGTGCACCTTCACCAAGCGCTGGTACGTACGCAGAATAGTACGGCGTGAGTGTTCTGGACAGATCCGGATGACCACCCCACGGCTCTGCAGCGGGCCAATCTGTCGACACTTCGAACTCACCCTGCGCGTTCTGTGCAATTTCCAGCGACTGTGCGACAACGTCGATACCGAACTTCGTCCACGCCTGAACGGCAGCGAAGGCGTTCCTCTCAGCTGGCCCAGCAGGGTTGTTACCCGTGTTGATCGTGATCTTCCAGAGCTCGCCGTTGGGCAGGCGCCATTTTCCTTGCGCGTCTCTGTAGAAACCGTTCTTCTTGAGGAGCTTCTCCGCAACGTCGGGTGCGTACTTCCACCAGCCGGGTCCGAAGATCTTCTTGATCTGTTCAGGATCGTCGGGTACAGGATAACCTCTCTTCTTCGCGTACTCTGCGAGCCTCAGACCCGCTGTTGGATCGTAAGGTTTGAACTTTTCACCGTTTCCAAGATCGAGTTCGAAGTTCATCAGCCACTCTTCCATGCGCTTGTAGTACCACTCGTAGTATGCTGGCACGAGCGGGATGTGTATCGGTGACAGCGTGACGGCTCCGTCGAACGCATTGGCGGCGTATTCGACGATGTCGATCGCCAGCGTGAGTGCCCATCTGACCTCAGGATTGTTGAAGGGTTCTATTGCGTTGTTCAAGTGCAAACCGGTGACGCACGGATCGATGTTCACCGTCCACGGGAAGTCTTTTCTCCACGCGCGTGCGGTCTTGACCCTCCTGAGAACCACCTGCAGGGCCTCGTAGGAGAAGTCAGAGATGTCGAGGTTGTGTTGCGCCATGGCAAGCACTCTCTTTTCTGCAGCGCTGTAGAACACCATCAACACGTACTTCGGTTGTGGCATACCGTACAGCATACCGGTGGGTGTTCTCTGCCAGTC includes:
- a CDS encoding ABC transporter substrate-binding protein is translated as MKKVLLIGLVLALFAGLSLSQELPPGIPRNETLIAQWLTGRAANPGNFNIWATWVWNDRGIQNLLLEPLWCMEYAVGEVINALAAEPPIYSPDFTQLTIKLRKGVYWSDGVPFTADDLIYTIELSKKTSGFGYHTQMQQVKEMVKIDDYTVLIKLEKPNSRFHINFVDRWGAFRPLPKHIFEKVEDPLSFNFNPPVGTGPYVLHSYDPGGYWILWQRRDDWQRTPTGMLYGMPQPKYVLMVFYSAAEKRVLAMAQHNLDISDFSYEALQVVLRRVKTARAWRKDFPWTVNIDPCVTGLHLNNAIEPFNNPEVRWALTLAIDIVEYAANAFDGAVTLSPIHIPLVPAYYEWYYKRMEEWLMNFELDLGNGEKFKPYDPTAGLRLAEYAKKRGYPVPDDPEQIKKIFGPGWWKYAPDVAEKLLKKNGFYRDAQGKWRLPNGELWKITINTGNNPAGPAERNAFAAVQAWTKFGIDVVAQSLEIAQNAQGEFEVSTDWPAAEPWGGHPDLSRTLTPYYSAYVPALGEGAPWGNYARFTDPRMDKIIEELQVTDWNDTEKLIELGIEALKILVEKMPTIPTFNYPGVIAWDEYYWTNFPGAENMYAQPYPHWPNFKYMLPFLKPTGKK